One Flavobacterium sp. 90 DNA segment encodes these proteins:
- a CDS encoding TlpA disulfide reductase family protein: MKQIALIAIAFITFSCTQAQKTEFSKEALSEKLLTVDGGQTSFKNILKKYKGKTLVIEVWASWCGDCVKAMPKVKELQANNPDASYLFLSADKTADKWKAGIEKHELKGDHFMMNDGMKGVFGKAIDLDWIPRYIIVDKKGKIVLYRAIETDFDKINETLKGLK; encoded by the coding sequence ATGAAACAAATAGCTCTTATTGCAATTGCATTTATTACATTTTCATGTACTCAGGCTCAGAAAACAGAATTTTCTAAAGAGGCATTGTCTGAAAAATTATTAACCGTTGACGGAGGTCAGACTTCTTTCAAAAACATTTTAAAAAAATACAAAGGAAAAACTTTGGTAATCGAAGTTTGGGCTTCATGGTGTGGTGATTGTGTAAAAGCAATGCCAAAAGTAAAAGAATTACAAGCCAATAATCCTGATGCTTCTTACTTATTCCTTTCTGCTGATAAAACGGCTGATAAATGGAAAGCAGGAATCGAAAAACACGAATTAAAAGGCGATCATTTTATGATGAATGACGGTATGAAAGGTGTTTTTGGAAAAGCAATTGATTTAGATTGGATTCCGAGATATATTATCGTGGACAAAAAAGGAAAAATTGTATTGTACCGCGCGATTGAAACTGATTTTGATAAAATCAACGAAACTTTAAAAGGTTTAAAATAA
- a CDS encoding alpha/beta hydrolase: protein MNQLSKLFFTFLFTLLSTFTGFSQEKTPNKDQRYIYFFHNKFVEENALDVAHPEYGKAEYNEILASFRKDNFIVFSEIRKKNTNAYDYAEKITKQIKKQLKNGVPPNKITVIGTSKGGYIAQFVSTFLANPDVNFVFIGCFMDSDIEQIPDINFCGNILTIYEKSDIYGVDATKRKETSKLKINHFKQIELNTNLKHGFLYKAADNWIVPSKKWANGNYDLN from the coding sequence ATGAATCAATTATCAAAACTATTCTTTACATTCTTATTCACTTTACTTAGCACTTTTACAGGATTTAGCCAGGAAAAAACACCCAACAAAGACCAACGTTATATCTATTTTTTTCACAATAAATTTGTTGAAGAAAATGCTTTAGATGTTGCACATCCGGAATATGGAAAAGCAGAATACAACGAAATCTTAGCGTCATTTAGAAAAGATAATTTTATTGTTTTTAGCGAAATCAGAAAGAAAAACACAAACGCATACGACTACGCTGAAAAAATAACAAAGCAAATTAAAAAACAGCTTAAAAATGGAGTTCCACCAAATAAAATTACGGTAATTGGAACTTCAAAAGGTGGTTATATAGCACAATTTGTTTCAACATTTTTAGCAAATCCCGATGTGAATTTTGTTTTTATCGGATGTTTTATGGATAGCGATATCGAGCAAATTCCAGACATTAATTTCTGCGGAAACATCTTGACCATTTATGAGAAATCAGATATTTATGGTGTTGATGCTACAAAACGAAAAGAAACTTCGAAACTTAAAATAAATCATTTTAAACAAATTGAATTAAACACCAATTTAAAGCATGGTTTTTTATACAAAGCTGCAGATAATTGGATTGTTCCAAGTAAAAAATGGGCAAATGGAAATTATGATTTAAATTAG
- a CDS encoding DUF2750 domain-containing protein — protein MFKNHLDIKIHHEKFIKKVCETNIVYSLKNEIGFATSNSNQVVEEDGEPVEIICFWSEEIRARVCAKNGWKNYETVEIELNDFIENWCIGMDNDGLLAGINFDHNMFGYEIEGYHLILELIKELKKIQKELDFLKFENLDDLENQIKDALE, from the coding sequence ATGTTTAAAAACCACCTTGATATAAAAATACATCACGAAAAATTCATAAAAAAAGTTTGTGAAACAAATATCGTTTACAGCTTAAAAAATGAAATTGGATTTGCTACTTCAAATTCTAATCAAGTCGTAGAAGAAGATGGAGAACCGGTTGAGATAATATGCTTTTGGTCAGAAGAAATTAGAGCGAGAGTTTGTGCAAAAAATGGCTGGAAAAATTACGAGACGGTTGAAATAGAACTAAATGACTTTATCGAAAACTGGTGTATTGGTATGGATAATGACGGATTACTTGCAGGAATAAATTTTGACCATAATATGTTTGGTTATGAAATCGAAGGTTACCATCTGATTTTAGAATTAATAAAAGAGCTAAAAAAGATACAAAAAGAGCTAGATTTTTTAAAGTTTGAAAATTTAGACGATTTAGAAAATCAAATTAAAGATGCTTTAGAATAA
- a CDS encoding antibiotic biosynthesis monooxygenase has protein sequence MILEAAFLYVKPNLATQFEVDFAKASQYISSIDGYLGHRLEKCLEVENKYLLLVDWNTLEDHTIGFRNSEAYLEWKKILHLYYEPFPVVEHFETVFINRK, from the coding sequence ATGATTCTAGAAGCCGCTTTTCTTTATGTAAAACCAAATTTGGCAACTCAATTTGAGGTTGATTTTGCAAAAGCAAGTCAATACATTTCGTCGATTGATGGTTATTTAGGTCATCGCTTAGAGAAATGTCTGGAAGTCGAAAACAAGTATCTTTTATTGGTAGATTGGAATACGCTTGAAGATCATACAATAGGTTTTAGAAATTCTGAAGCTTATCTGGAATGGAAAAAGATTTTACATCTTTATTACGAACCGTTTCCTGTTGTTGAGCATTTCGAAACTGTTTTTATAAATAGAAAATAG
- a CDS encoding pirin family protein has translation MSNISLIIEERAANIGNFMVGRLLPFREKRAVGPFVFIDHMGPAHLSDHENMDVPPHPHIGLSTLTFLFEGSIMHRDSLGTELEIKPGAVNWMTAGKGIVHSERTPEYLRHSDKMLHGLQIWVALPKELEQMEPNFTHVEADDIPAWEEDGVSYKLIAGEAFGKKSPVPVYSPLYFIEIKSIEAKKINIGKDLFGESGLYILEGSIKSGEHVYDPKQILITNDSTLCEFEISENSTVYIFGGTPFPEEHFIFWNFVSSDKELIEKAKKDWTEQTFPKVPGETEFVPLPQPRIK, from the coding sequence ATGTCAAATATTAGTTTAATTATCGAAGAACGTGCCGCCAATATTGGCAATTTTATGGTAGGTCGTTTATTGCCTTTCCGTGAAAAAAGAGCTGTTGGACCTTTTGTTTTCATCGATCATATGGGACCTGCACATTTAAGTGATCACGAGAATATGGATGTTCCGCCACATCCACATATTGGACTTTCGACGCTGACTTTTTTGTTTGAAGGAAGCATTATGCACCGCGATAGTTTAGGTACAGAATTAGAGATAAAACCTGGCGCCGTAAACTGGATGACTGCCGGAAAAGGAATCGTACATTCTGAAAGAACTCCGGAATATTTAAGACATTCGGATAAAATGCTTCACGGATTGCAAATTTGGGTTGCGTTACCGAAAGAACTGGAACAAATGGAGCCAAATTTTACTCATGTCGAAGCAGATGATATTCCCGCTTGGGAAGAAGATGGAGTTTCCTATAAATTAATTGCCGGAGAAGCATTCGGAAAAAAATCACCGGTTCCTGTTTATAGTCCGTTATATTTTATAGAAATAAAAAGTATCGAAGCTAAAAAAATCAATATTGGTAAAGATTTATTCGGCGAAAGTGGATTATATATTTTAGAAGGGAGTATTAAAAGTGGCGAACACGTTTATGATCCAAAACAGATTTTGATTACAAACGACAGTACTTTGTGTGAGTTTGAAATTTCTGAAAATTCTACGGTTTATATCTTTGGAGGAACTCCGTTTCCGGAAGAACATTTTATCTTTTGGAATTTCGTTTCCTCAGATAAAGAACTAATCGAAAAAGCAAAAAAAGACTGGACCGAACAAACTTTTCCAAAAGTTCCGGGCGAAACTGAATTTGTGCCTTTACCTCAACCTAGAATTAAATAA
- the rlmH gene encoding 23S rRNA (pseudouridine(1915)-N(3))-methyltransferase RlmH: MNIKLIAIGKTDNKSLQTLIDDYTKRLSFYIKFDLEIIPDIKNVKNLSESQQKEKEGELILSKLTPTDQLILLDENGKNFSSVGFSEELQKKMNSGIKTLVFVIGGPYGFSDTVYSKAQGKISLSLMTFSHQMVRLFFIEQLYRGFTILRNEPYHHQ, translated from the coding sequence ATGAATATCAAACTTATCGCCATTGGCAAAACAGATAATAAATCGCTTCAAACTTTGATTGACGATTATACAAAGCGTTTATCGTTTTACATCAAATTTGATTTGGAGATTATTCCGGATATCAAAAACGTAAAGAACTTATCTGAAAGCCAGCAAAAAGAAAAAGAAGGCGAATTGATTTTATCCAAATTAACGCCAACAGATCAATTGATTTTATTGGATGAAAACGGAAAAAATTTCTCCAGCGTTGGTTTTTCTGAAGAATTACAAAAGAAAATGAATTCCGGAATCAAAACTCTTGTTTTTGTAATTGGAGGTCCTTACGGATTCTCTGATACCGTTTATAGCAAAGCGCAAGGCAAAATTTCGCTTTCGCTAATGACGTTTTCACACCAAATGGTTCGCCTTTTTTTTATCGAACAATTGTACCGCGGTTTTACGATTTTAAGGAATGAACCTTATCATCATCAATAG
- the prmA gene encoding 50S ribosomal protein L11 methyltransferase, translated as MSNIYLGYHFTIEPKEPGSEILIAELGEKAFETFTETETGISAFVKKDLWDENILDDIYILESEEFKIEYTIEEIDQVNWNEEWEKNFEAIDVDGKCHVRAPFHPKTDAEFDILIEPKMSFGTGHHETTHMMIQHLLEIDVKGLKTLDMGCGTAILAILAEMKGAQPIDAIDIDNWCYLNSIENAERNNCKHITVYEGDAALLAGKKYDLIIANINRNILLNDMQSYVDCLNKGGIILFSGFYVEDIPFIDASCTEKGLTYVKKFERNNWVSLKYVN; from the coding sequence ATGTCAAATATATATTTAGGATACCATTTTACGATTGAACCAAAAGAACCGGGTTCAGAAATTTTAATTGCTGAATTAGGCGAAAAAGCGTTTGAAACTTTTACAGAAACAGAAACTGGGATTTCGGCTTTTGTGAAGAAAGATTTATGGGACGAAAATATTCTTGATGACATCTATATCTTAGAATCTGAGGAGTTTAAAATTGAATATACAATTGAAGAAATCGATCAGGTAAACTGGAACGAAGAATGGGAAAAGAATTTTGAAGCTATTGACGTTGACGGAAAATGTCATGTTCGTGCTCCTTTTCATCCAAAAACAGATGCCGAATTTGATATCTTAATCGAGCCAAAAATGAGTTTTGGAACGGGTCACCACGAAACAACTCACATGATGATTCAGCATTTATTAGAAATTGATGTTAAAGGTTTAAAAACTTTAGACATGGGTTGCGGAACTGCTATTTTGGCTATTCTTGCCGAAATGAAAGGTGCTCAGCCTATCGATGCTATTGATATTGACAACTGGTGTTACTTGAATTCTATCGAAAATGCTGAACGCAATAATTGCAAACATATCACCGTTTATGAAGGCGATGCAGCGTTATTAGCTGGTAAAAAATATGATTTAATCATTGCTAACATCAACAGAAATATCTTGTTGAATGATATGCAAAGTTATGTTGATTGCTTAAATAAAGGCGGCATTATATTATTCAGTGGTTTTTATGTAGAAGACATTCCTTTTATTGATGCGTCATGCACAGAAAAAGGATTAACATATGTTAAAAAATTTGAAAGAAACAACTGGGTTTCATTAAAATACGTAAATTAG
- the tpiA gene encoding triose-phosphate isomerase, with amino-acid sequence MRKKIVAGNWKMHKNAAQTEELLSELITKIPAQTTAQVIVAPTFVNLQAAVAKVKNTTIGVAAQNVHQAEGGAFTGEISADMLTSIGVNTVILGHSERRAIFHETDALIASKVDTALKHDLTVIFCFGEELKDRQSGNHFNIVENQLRDGLFQIAKESWSKIVLAYEPVWAIGTGETASPEQAQEMHEFIREVVRKAYGAEIADEVSILYGGSVKPDNAKEIFGKPDVDGGLIGGAALKADDFLAIVTAI; translated from the coding sequence ATGAGAAAAAAGATTGTTGCAGGAAACTGGAAAATGCATAAAAACGCAGCGCAAACTGAAGAATTATTAAGCGAATTAATTACTAAAATACCAGCTCAAACTACTGCTCAGGTAATTGTTGCTCCAACATTTGTAAACTTACAAGCAGCTGTTGCTAAAGTAAAAAACACAACTATTGGTGTTGCTGCTCAAAACGTTCACCAAGCTGAAGGTGGAGCTTTTACAGGAGAGATTTCTGCTGATATGTTAACTAGCATTGGTGTAAATACCGTAATTCTTGGTCACTCTGAGCGTCGTGCTATTTTTCACGAAACTGACGCTTTAATCGCAAGTAAAGTAGATACAGCTTTAAAACATGATTTAACTGTAATTTTCTGTTTTGGAGAGGAATTAAAAGATCGTCAATCAGGAAATCACTTTAATATTGTTGAAAATCAATTACGTGACGGATTATTTCAAATCGCAAAAGAATCCTGGTCTAAAATTGTTTTAGCTTACGAACCAGTTTGGGCTATTGGAACTGGAGAAACTGCTTCACCGGAACAAGCACAAGAAATGCACGAATTTATTAGAGAAGTTGTTCGTAAAGCTTACGGAGCTGAAATCGCTGACGAAGTTTCTATCTTATACGGTGGTTCTGTAAAACCAGACAACGCTAAAGAAATCTTTGGTAAACCAGACGTAGACGGTGGTTTAATTGGTGGTGCTGCTTTAAAAGCTGATGACTTTTTAGCAATTGTTACTGCAATCTAA
- a CDS encoding integrase core domain-containing protein: MRNNSQDSTLERNYLEKYRFLIKEYEQVKNKTHPLYKKALDFYAANNTCRKSFLKYYNRFKQSGKSIDLLPQKRGPKYKTRRPLPFIEQKVIELREKGNNKYEIVSILRPKLGKHTPSYSGVYNILKRNKINRLTPKIKKNHQKIIKERMGQLGHIDCHYLSKSIIKGENKNRYLVCVIDDYSRIAWAELVSDITSLTVMFAALKCLNILSDHYEIKFEEILSDNGAEFGPKTSKVKNNHPFERMLMELGIVHRYTKPYRPQTNGKVERFWRTLEDDLLRDTDFDSHEELKEELLQYLYYYNHERPHQGIDGKKPIEMINPLPK, encoded by the coding sequence ATGAGAAATAATAGTCAGGATTCCACTTTAGAGCGGAACTATTTAGAGAAGTATCGTTTTTTAATAAAAGAATATGAACAAGTAAAAAATAAAACTCATCCTTTGTATAAAAAAGCACTGGATTTTTATGCAGCAAATAATACGTGCCGAAAGAGTTTTTTAAAGTATTATAATCGCTTTAAACAAAGTGGGAAATCCATTGATTTATTACCCCAAAAAAGAGGGCCTAAATATAAAACCAGACGTCCTTTGCCTTTTATAGAGCAAAAAGTAATTGAATTACGAGAAAAAGGAAACAACAAATATGAAATTGTTAGTATCTTAAGACCCAAATTAGGAAAGCATACACCATCATATTCTGGAGTTTATAATATTTTAAAACGCAATAAAATAAATAGATTAACTCCGAAGATTAAAAAGAATCATCAAAAAATAATCAAGGAAAGAATGGGACAACTTGGTCATATTGATTGTCATTATTTGAGCAAAAGTATAATTAAAGGGGAAAATAAAAATCGCTATTTAGTTTGTGTAATAGATGATTACAGTCGAATTGCCTGGGCTGAATTAGTTTCTGATATCACCAGTTTAACAGTTATGTTTGCGGCATTGAAATGTTTAAACATCCTAAGTGATCATTATGAAATAAAATTTGAAGAGATATTATCTGATAATGGAGCTGAATTTGGACCTAAAACAAGCAAAGTAAAAAACAATCATCCTTTTGAGAGAATGCTAATGGAACTAGGAATTGTGCACAGGTATACAAAACCATACAGACCACAAACCAATGGTAAAGTTGAACGCTTTTGGAGAACTCTGGAAGATGATTTATTGAGAGATACAGATTTTGATTCTCATGAAGAATTAAAAGAAGAATTATTGCAATATCTATATTATTATAATCATGAAAGACCACATCAAGGTATTGATGGAAAGAAACCAATCGAAATGATAAATCCGTTACCGAAATAA
- a CDS encoding OsmC family protein translates to MDTISAKIDTRLYRTEIKSASDNVLISDEPQELGGKNLGLNPTELLAASLASCTVITLRMYINRKQWDVSEINVKIDFERDPERSVSVFTRKIEVIGEVDETQRQRLETIANSCPIHKLLTHSIEIKTTLI, encoded by the coding sequence ATGGACACGATATCAGCAAAAATAGATACACGTTTGTATCGAACGGAAATAAAATCAGCCAGCGACAATGTTTTAATTTCTGATGAACCACAAGAATTAGGCGGAAAAAATTTAGGTTTAAATCCAACCGAACTTTTAGCAGCATCATTGGCTTCGTGCACGGTAATTACTTTGCGAATGTACATCAATCGCAAACAATGGGATGTTTCAGAAATAAATGTCAAAATTGATTTCGAAAGAGATCCTGAAAGAAGTGTATCAGTATTCACTCGTAAAATTGAAGTAATTGGTGAAGTCGACGAAACTCAAAGACAACGATTAGAAACGATTGCTAACAGTTGCCCAATTCATAAACTATTAACACATTCAATCGAAATCAAAACTACATTAATATAA
- the folP gene encoding dihydropteroate synthase, translated as MLINCKGQLIDLSIPKVMGILNVTPNSFFDGGKYKNEEEIISQVEKMLSEGATFIDIGAYSSKPSAEFVTEQEEIERIVPAIELILKHFPETLLSIDTFRAEVAKASVESGAAIINDIAAGELDDKMFEVIAKYNVPYIMMHMRGNPQTMQSLTEYDDIVKEMLFYFSEKVKKARSLGINDLILDPGFGFAKTTDQNYEVLQKMELFNLLELPVLAGISRKSMIYKTLDITPQEALNGTTFLNTIALIKGAKILRVHDVKEAVECVTLFEKLNI; from the coding sequence ATGTTAATCAACTGCAAAGGCCAACTGATAGATTTATCGATTCCTAAAGTAATGGGAATCTTAAACGTTACACCAAATTCTTTCTTTGATGGCGGAAAATATAAAAACGAAGAAGAAATTATCTCACAAGTAGAAAAAATGCTTTCTGAAGGCGCTACATTTATAGATATTGGAGCTTATTCAAGCAAACCAAGCGCCGAGTTTGTTACGGAACAAGAAGAAATCGAACGAATTGTTCCTGCAATTGAATTGATTTTAAAGCATTTTCCGGAAACATTATTGTCAATCGATACTTTTAGAGCCGAAGTTGCAAAAGCAAGTGTAGAAAGTGGTGCAGCGATTATAAACGATATTGCAGCGGGAGAATTAGATGATAAAATGTTTGAGGTAATTGCAAAATATAATGTTCCATATATCATGATGCACATGCGTGGAAACCCGCAAACGATGCAAAGTCTAACCGAATATGATGATATTGTGAAAGAAATGCTGTTCTATTTTTCAGAGAAAGTTAAAAAGGCGAGAAGTCTCGGAATCAATGATTTGATTTTAGATCCAGGTTTTGGATTTGCCAAAACGACCGATCAGAATTATGAAGTTTTACAAAAAATGGAACTTTTTAATTTGCTGGAATTACCAGTTTTAGCTGGAATTTCTCGAAAATCAATGATTTATAAAACGCTTGATATTACGCCACAAGAAGCTTTAAACGGAACAACATTTCTAAATACAATTGCTTTGATAAAAGGTGCAAAAATCCTCCGTGTTCATGATGTAAAAGAAGCAGTGGAATGTGTTACTTTGTTTGAGAAATTAAATATTTAA
- a CDS encoding adenosine deaminase, producing the protein MTRIITLFCIFIAQIGFSQTAENYLQKNRNNEALLTAFFQQMPKGGDLHHHFSGSVYAEPLLERAIAEDFYLNPETMAVSKTKPAKGNWETFSSLKEKGKLDYYQQQVMQTWSAKDYNGSVPSDDLFFDSFMKFETTIQGHFAEGMLELKKRALAENVSYIETQLSTIPCDMNVSDLTDFNTKLRQAATQKDEKAVLKLLDELYKSLQQKDAKKYAADFNTNFIAKLHKDLKIDDDRFTMRYQNFVLRFMDPVDLFKNLTIAFISANDSKLVAGVNIVSPEHGENSMKDYWLHMVMFKYCHSKYPDVKYTLHAGELTLGLVQPEDLTWHINDAIHVAGANRIGHGVDIAYEANSYDLLRYMAKNNIPIEINLTSNEFILKVKENRHPFTLYKEFNVPIVISTDDAGILRTNMTEQYVLLAKRYPDVSYATIKQYVYNSINYSFIQDASVKKQLLKDLDARFKTFEDKFSTN; encoded by the coding sequence ATGACGAGGATAATTACACTTTTCTGTATTTTCATAGCACAAATCGGCTTTTCTCAAACGGCTGAAAATTATTTACAAAAGAACAGAAATAACGAAGCTCTCTTAACAGCTTTCTTTCAACAAATGCCAAAAGGCGGCGATTTACACCATCATTTTTCAGGATCAGTTTATGCAGAACCTCTTCTAGAAAGAGCAATTGCAGAAGATTTTTATCTGAATCCGGAAACTATGGCGGTTTCTAAAACAAAACCGGCAAAAGGCAACTGGGAAACTTTTTCATCACTTAAAGAAAAAGGAAAACTGGACTATTACCAACAGCAAGTTATGCAAACCTGGTCAGCTAAAGATTATAATGGTTCTGTACCTTCTGATGATTTGTTTTTTGATTCTTTTATGAAATTCGAAACTACCATTCAAGGTCATTTTGCCGAAGGAATGTTAGAATTAAAAAAACGTGCCCTTGCCGAAAATGTAAGTTACATCGAAACACAATTATCAACGATTCCGTGTGACATGAATGTTTCTGATTTAACAGATTTCAATACAAAATTACGTCAGGCAGCAACTCAAAAAGATGAAAAAGCGGTTCTAAAACTTTTAGACGAATTGTATAAATCACTTCAGCAAAAAGATGCTAAAAAATATGCTGCAGATTTCAATACTAATTTTATTGCAAAATTGCACAAAGACTTAAAAATCGACGACGACCGTTTTACAATGCGTTATCAAAATTTTGTCCTTCGTTTTATGGATCCTGTTGATTTATTCAAAAATCTGACCATTGCTTTTATTTCGGCAAACGACAGCAAATTGGTTGCTGGTGTAAACATTGTTTCTCCGGAACATGGCGAAAACTCTATGAAAGATTATTGGTTACACATGGTGATGTTCAAATATTGTCACTCAAAATATCCAGACGTAAAATATACGCTTCATGCGGGAGAATTGACTTTAGGTTTGGTTCAACCCGAAGATTTAACCTGGCATATAAACGATGCTATTCATGTTGCAGGAGCAAACAGAATTGGTCATGGAGTTGATATTGCTTACGAAGCAAATTCATACGATCTATTGCGCTATATGGCAAAAAACAACATTCCGATTGAGATCAACTTGACAAGTAATGAATTCATTTTGAAAGTAAAAGAAAACAGACATCCGTTTACACTTTACAAAGAATTTAATGTGCCAATTGTAATCAGTACAGACGACGCCGGAATCTTAAGAACGAATATGACGGAGCAATATGTTTTATTGGCCAAAAGATATCCTGACGTTTCATACGCAACTATAAAACAATATGTTTACAACAGCATAAATTATAGTTTCATTCAGGATGCATCAGTTAAAAAACAATTATTAAAGGATTTAGATGCAAGATTTAAAACTTTTGAAGATAAATTTTCTACGAACTAA
- a CDS encoding BT_3928 family protein, with product MKNIITQFSRLFVGVLFIISGLIKLNDPVGFSYKLAEYFSEPVFNMPFLEPLALGLAIFLVILEVVLGVMLLVGYKSKLTIWALLLLIVFFTFLTFYSAYFDVVKDCGCFGDALHLTPWQSFTKDIVLLFFIVILFINKKLVKPLFSKMVTNLLTLLAIILCVFMAVWVLNHNPIKDFRPYKVGTNIEKGMEIPEGAPKSVVEMIFIYKVNGVDKEFTEKDLGNIPEGATFVDRKDKVITEGYIPPIHDFTMVKEDSDYKAELLKEPKLLVYITYDLALSNPDGMKKLEGLTKEAKAKGYKVIAMTASGADEIAKAKKQYNLDIDFYFCDATALKTVERANPSIVVIHKGTIVQKVHYNDIDDLKLSDVSYDL from the coding sequence ATGAAAAACATCATTACTCAATTCTCAAGATTATTTGTCGGAGTATTATTTATAATTTCAGGATTAATTAAACTGAATGATCCGGTTGGTTTCTCTTATAAATTAGCCGAATATTTCAGCGAACCGGTTTTTAATATGCCTTTTCTAGAGCCATTGGCTTTAGGTTTAGCGATCTTTTTAGTAATTCTGGAAGTAGTTTTGGGTGTAATGCTTTTAGTTGGTTATAAATCAAAACTTACGATTTGGGCTTTATTATTATTGATTGTTTTCTTTACATTTCTTACCTTTTACTCTGCTTATTTTGACGTAGTTAAAGATTGTGGATGTTTTGGAGATGCTTTACATTTAACACCTTGGCAATCGTTTACAAAAGATATTGTTTTACTATTCTTTATTGTGATTTTATTCATCAATAAAAAATTAGTAAAACCTTTATTTTCGAAAATGGTAACTAATCTGCTTACGCTTCTTGCTATCATTTTATGTGTTTTCATGGCAGTTTGGGTATTAAATCATAATCCTATAAAAGATTTCCGTCCTTATAAAGTTGGAACAAACATCGAAAAAGGAATGGAAATTCCGGAAGGCGCTCCAAAATCTGTAGTTGAAATGATTTTCATCTACAAAGTAAATGGTGTTGATAAAGAATTTACCGAAAAAGATCTTGGAAATATCCCTGAAGGCGCTACATTTGTTGATCGTAAAGACAAAGTAATTACAGAAGGTTATATTCCGCCAATTCATGACTTTACGATGGTAAAAGAAGATTCTGACTATAAAGCAGAATTATTAAAAGAACCTAAATTACTAGTTTATATCACCTATGATTTGGCTTTGTCTAATCCTGACGGAATGAAAAAACTAGAAGGTTTAACAAAAGAAGCTAAAGCAAAAGGATACAAAGTAATTGCAATGACAGCTTCCGGAGCTGATGAAATTGCAAAAGCTAAAAAACAATACAACTTAGATATTGATTTCTATTTCTGTGATGCAACGGCTTTAAAAACAGTTGAGAGAGCTAATCCAAGTATTGTTGTGATTCACAAAGGAACTATTGTTCAAAAAGTACATTATAATGATATTGACGATTTGAAATTATCTGATGTTTCATATGATCTTTAA
- a CDS encoding DUF1599 domain-containing protein: protein MKNTSLEFDNVITVCRTLFINKMKDYGSAWRILRLPSLTDQIFIKAQRIRSLQENEIRKIDEDEKGEFIGIINYSIMALIQLELGVVDQPDLSVEQATELYDAKVKLTKELMEAKNHDYGEAWRDMRVSSLTDLILQKLLRVKQIEDNKGKTLVSEGIDANYQDMINYSVFALILEPIK, encoded by the coding sequence ATGAAGAATACTTCCCTTGAATTTGATAATGTAATTACGGTTTGCCGAACTTTATTTATCAATAAAATGAAAGATTACGGTAGTGCATGGAGAATTTTAAGACTTCCATCGCTGACTGATCAGATATTCATAAAAGCACAAAGAATCAGAAGTTTACAAGAAAACGAAATTCGTAAAATTGACGAAGATGAAAAAGGAGAATTCATCGGAATCATCAATTATTCGATTATGGCTTTGATTCAGTTAGAATTAGGAGTTGTAGATCAGCCTGATTTAAGCGTAGAACAAGCAACTGAATTGTACGATGCTAAAGTTAAATTAACCAAAGAGTTAATGGAAGCCAAAAATCACGATTATGGCGAAGCATGGCGTGATATGCGTGTAAGTTCCTTAACTGATTTGATTCTGCAAAAATTACTTCGCGTAAAGCAAATTGAAGATAATAAAGGTAAAACTTTAGTTTCTGAAGGTATTGATGCCAATTATCAGGATATGATTAATTATTCTGTTTTTGCACTAATCCTTGAACCAATCAAATAA
- a CDS encoding GNAT family N-acetyltransferase: MEIQQTNDTRRGYFEAIENGKEAGKMTYTWAGDSKFIIDHTEVSPDFNGKGVGKKLVMAAVEYARANDVKIIPLCPFAKSVFDKVEEIRDVLFS, from the coding sequence ATGGAAATTCAACAAACAAACGATACAAGAAGAGGCTATTTTGAAGCCATTGAAAATGGAAAAGAAGCAGGAAAAATGACCTACACTTGGGCTGGAGATTCAAAATTTATCATCGATCACACCGAAGTAAGTCCTGATTTTAACGGAAAAGGTGTTGGTAAAAAACTGGTTATGGCAGCCGTAGAATATGCCAGAGCAAACGATGTAAAAATTATTCCGCTTTGTCCTTTTGCAAAAAGTGTTTTTGATAAGGTAGAAGAAATTCGAGATGTGCTTTTTTCTTAA